In Salarias fasciatus chromosome 20, fSalaFa1.1, whole genome shotgun sequence, a single window of DNA contains:
- the hyal3 gene encoding hyaluronidase-3 isoform X2 produces MDSSTWGQHRTHSLSCCRSASSGADMADRAGEGLTVAEHPSNRPSVTAGGAARDLTMSATPPRPSDPRADPEDGLNGDPHLGSRRQSFCEEEPDLKSDHEETVRAVPIHRRPDLLVPCADLVNSEWRRSRAARVHSLQKSCCDFPVCLVLLRGRGAAERVLGHARLSRVVGHAGSLFVESVVVSRAERGKGFGRTLMEETERYARGRRFRRLCLTTHDKQHFYAHLGFVLSTPVQSAGAMAALVPMEMLLRFSRMPSEEASVSKTAALEGQIPREEGPSPPSGGSPPPPPPPPPPPPPPLLPCSAPPPPLPSAAPPPLPPPPPPPRPAVVQTLTETPYRDAKGVPIYWMHKDL; encoded by the exons ATGGACAGCT CCACGTGGGGGCAGCACCGTACGCACTCACTGAGCTGCTGCCGCAGCGCTTCCTCCGGGGCAGACATGGCAGACAGGGCCGGTGAGGGGCTGACTGTGGCGGAGCATCCATCAAACCGTCCGTCTGTCACCGCAGGAGGAGCAGCCCGGGATTTAACCAT GTCCGCCACGCCGCCACGGCCTTCAGATCCCAGAGCGGACCCTGAAGACGGGCTGAACGGGGATCCCCACCTCGGATCGCGCCGTCAGTCATTCTGTGAAGAGGAGCCAGACTTGAAGAGCGACCATGAGGAGACGGTCCGCGCCGTGCCGATCCACCGCCGTCCGGACCTCCTGGTTCCCTGCGCCGACCTGGTCAACTCGGAGTGGCGGCGGAGCCGGGCGGCCCGCGTCCACTCCCTGCAGAAGTCCTGCTGCGACTTCCCCGTCTGCCTGGTGCTCCTGCGGGGCCGGGGGGCGGCGGAGAGGGTGCTGGGCCACGCCCGCCTGTCCCGGGTGGTGGGCCACGCCGGTAGCCTCTTCGTGGAGTCGGTGGTGGTGTCCCGGGCGGAGCGGGGGAAGGGCTTCGGCCGGACTCtgatggaggagacggagcgctACGCCCGGGGCCGCCGCTTCAGGAGGCTGTGCCTCACCACGCACGACAAGCAGCACTTCTACGCACACCTGGGCTTTGTGCTGTCCACGCCCGTGCAGAGCGCCGGCGCCATGGCGGCGCTCGTTCCCATGGAGATGCTGCTGCGGTTCTCCAGGATGCCGAGTGAGGAGGCGAGTGTCTCGAAGACCGCAGCGTTAGAGGGTCAGATACCACGAGAGGAGGGGCCATCGCCTCCTTCCGGagggtctcctcctcctcctcctcctcctcctcctcctcctcctccacctctcctcccttgttccgctcctcctcctcccctcccttctgcagcacctcctcctcttcctccccctcctcctcctcctcggcctgcTGTGGTTCAGACTTTGACTGAAACTCCGTACAGAGACGCTAAAGGAGTTCCCATCTACTGGATGCATAAGGACCTCTGA
- the LOC115407893 gene encoding uncharacterized protein LOC115407893 isoform X2 produces MTAVQALREFINERLTAAAGEIFTAFEQTIVRYEEEIARERTCLDNWNPQIKLDRTDSPRHDVHNQETTSSLEPEEHEPPHIKKEEEDHDEELSGGTSQPMTEVSATTGTPEDDNCLHKVACAVVNSLNSCEECSRRPFSSPQWLGFTCQLCSKSWHKSCFFKRTSSLDVKPDCDPPKSSDDCCSDEDCVPCTSWSSNGSRFEELWFTSSGVPASSDDPSSSNTDPSVLHCEARTADLVSSKRRKKKVSQPIDCMEEEEEEEEDTSLSGKFDFEEDLVSDVESSNDDPNTSNTQSPPTTAAMSEFNGTAKIAPAPNESSYAKNNYCYVCKTPQSKIARHLKKHEKEEPAIAEAFSLPKYSKERKKLLEKLRNKGNFEHNQEVLTNNDGLLKVKRRSKQAESSSNSKMYVHCVYCKGMFIRNSLWRHSRSCPAKRVSQSQATGKVTCLPLADIAQTTCTQAVIPGVWKLLKSLKEDEIASVVQNDFLLLQLSQSLFNKHGSDPTKSEYMRQRIREMGRLLLTLRKKSVFSFEEATKPKNFQKVIAAVKTVAGYDEKKKCYRTQSLALNLGYSLKKIGDILLCRAIAAEDEGMIKLAEQFTQLCTKEWARLVPNKALASLTKSKLDKPSTLPFTEDVQRLHQYLEKKSADAVKSLKENESPRTYAELARLTLAQMILINRHSPGQISKITLESFKKRKRTELREDVAASLSQFEQKLAKYSSRVEIMDKKGTKAAVLVNPEVLSAATLLVEKRDACDVRKDNPFLFGRPKCPSTSHYSGQDCIRKFAVECGSKNPEHLVCTQLHKHVATLCQILSLKDNELDQLANFLGHDIPIRRDFLRLPEATVEMARISKLLLAMENGSLAEFQGKSFDEIQVEDLLDPELDGGEQRGGNDRNDGGTDGDKSDRALGPRGKRKRMVSTQDETKGSKEKRKRIKSTQDEAKTSNVATTTLDTWETDIQIMDIWSLMEDQDLWTDP; encoded by the exons ATGACtgcagttcaggctttgagagagtttatcaacgAGCGACTGACTGCTGccgctggagaaatattcaccgcATTCGAACAAACTATCGTCCGATACGAGGAGGAGATTGCTCGTGAGCGCACATGTTTGGACAACTGGAATCCTCAAATCAAGTTGGACAGAACAG acagtccacGGCATGACGTTCATAACCAGGAGACGACGTCCAGTCTGGAGCCGGAGGAACACGAacctccacacattaaaaaagaggaggaggatcacGATGAG GAGCTCTCTGGAGGCACAAGTCAGCCCATGACTGAAGTCTCAGCAACTACGGGTACACCAGAAGATGACAAT TGCCTCCATAAAGTCGCCTGTGCAGTTGTCAACTCTTTGAACTCTTGTGAAGAGTGCAGCAGAAGACCCTTCTCCAGTCCACAGTGGCTTGGTTTCACATGTCAAT TGTGCTCAAAATCATGGCACAAATCCTGCTTTTTTAAGAGGACATCATCATTG GATGTGAAACCTGATTGTGACCCTCCAAAGAGTAGTGATGACTGCTGCTCAGATGAAGACTGTGTGCCCTGTACATCATGGAGTAGTAATGGATCCCGCTTTGAAGAACTCTGGTTCACCAGCTCTGGTGTTCCTGCGTCAAGTGATGATCCATCTTCCTCCAACACCGATCCAAGCGTACTGCATTGTGAGGCGAGAACAGCTGACTTGGTGTCTTCTAAGCGAAGGAAGAAGAAAGTATCACAACCCATCGActgcatggaggaggaggaggaggaggaggaggacacttcCCTATCTGGCAAATTTGACTTTGAAGAAGACCTTGTATCTGATGTTGAATCTTCTAATGATGACCCCAACACAAGCAATACCCAGAGTCCTCCAACAACTGCAGCAATGTCTGAGTTCAACGGAACAGCTAAGATTGCACCAGCCCCAAATGAGTCTTCTTACGCTAAGAATAATTACTGTTATGTTTGCAAGACGCCTCAGTCTAAAATCGCTCGTCACCTTAAAAAGCATGAGAAAGAAGAACCGGCTATTGCTGAAGCATTTTCGCTTCCAAAGTACtccaaagagagaaaaaagttgCTCGAGAAGTTGCGCAACAAAGGTAATTTTGAACATAATCAAGAAGTTCTCACAAATAATGATGGACTGCTGAAAGTAAAAAGAAGATCGAAACAAGCTGAAAGCTCTTCAAATAGCAAAATGTACGTACACTGTGTGTATTGCAAAGGCATGTTCATCCGTAATTCGCTCTGGCGCCACTCACGTAGTTGCCCCGCAAAGAGAGTCTCACAATCTCAAGCGACTGGTAAAGTCACATGTTTGCCTCTGGCTGATATTGCACAGACCACGTGCACCCAAGCAGTTATACCTGGAGTGTGGAAGCTTCTTAAAAGTCTAAAGGAAGATGAGATCGCATCTGTAGTTCAGAATGATTTCCTCTTATTGCAACTGAGTCAGTCTCTCTTTAACAAACATGGAAGTGATCCAACAAAATCTGAGTATATGAGACAGAGGATTCGGGAAATGGGCAGACTGCTGTTAACCTTGAGgaaaaaatcagttttcagcTTTGAAGAGGCTACAAAACCAAAGAATTTCCAAAAAGTCATTGCAGCTGTGAAAACAGTTGCTGGTTATgatgagaagaagaagtgcTATCGCACACAAAGTCTTGCTCTGAATTTGGGATACTCTCTTAAGAAAATTGGTGACATTCTTCTCTGTAGGGCCATTGCTGcagaggatgaagggatgataAAATTGGCTGAACAGTTCACACAGCTCTGCACAAAAGAATGGGCAAGACTTGTCCCCAACAAGGCTCTTGCTTCTTTGACCAAATCAAAGCTTGATAAACCATCGACCTTACCGTTCACAGAGGATGTTCAACGTTTGCACCAGTATCTGGAGAAGAAATCAGCTGACGCTGTAAAATCCCTGAAAGAGAACGAGTCTCCACGGACTTATGCAGAGCTCGCCAGGTTGACTCTTGCTCAAATGATTCTCATCAACAGACATTCCCCAGGACAGATCTCAAAAATAACGCTTgagtcttttaaaaaaagaaagcggACTGAGCTTCGTGAGGACGTAGCTGCTAGCCTCTCACAGTTTGAACAAAAGCTCGCCAAGTACTCCAGCAGGGTAGAAATCATGGACAAGAAAGGGACAAAGGCTGCTGTTTTAGTTAACCCTGAGGTCCTCAGTGCAGCAACACTTCTTGTAGAAAAAAGAGACGCATGTGATGTACGCAAGGACAATCCCTTCCTGTTTGGACGGCCAAAGTGTCCCTCCACTAGTCACTACAGTGGACAGGACTGCATCAGGAAGTTTGCAGTCGAGTGCGGTTCAAAGAATCCTGAACATCTCGTCTGTACACAGCTCCACAAGCATGTGGCAACATTGTGTCAAATCCTCAGCCTCAAGGACAATGAGCTGGACCAACTGGCCAACTTTTTGGGACACGATATTCCGATCCGCAGAGACTTTCTTCGACTGCCGGAGGCGACTGTAGAAATGGCAAGAATCTCAAAGCTTCTACTGGCAATGGAGAATGGCTCTCTCGCTGAATTCCAGGGAAAGTCTTTTGATGAGATTCAGGTTGAAG ATCTATTGGACCCAGAGCTGGACGGGGGTGAGCAACGTGGAGGTAACGACCGAAACGATGGCGGCACAGATGGCGATAAGTCAGATCGTGCTCTTGGACCAAGGG ggaaaagaaaaaggatggTATCGACTCAGGATGAGACCAAAGGTTCCAAAG aaaaaagaaaaaggattaAATCGACCCAGGATGAGGCCAAGACTTCCAACG TGGCTACCACGACATTAGACACATGGGAAACAGATATCCAGATAATGGACATCTGGTCATTGATGGAAGATCAAGATCTGTGGACGGACCCTTAG
- the hyal3 gene encoding hyaluronidase-3 isoform X1, which yields MALSRLPLRISVLLLVSSLPHSEPVLRSDAGPPVAAAGPLLQDRPFVVVWNMPTARCQGRYGVRLDLADFDIVENREQRFLGQKVTIFYRDRLGMYPYLSRGGRKVNGGVPQLGDLDAHLALAATQLSASLRSDFTGMAVIDWEEWRPLWERNFGSKMKYRRFSKLLVRRTRPDLPEEAVATVARKQFEESAQRFMEETLRSAVGDRPKGLWGFYGLPNCFNMHKRKTDKTYTGRCHRRTREQNDRLSRLWTQSTALYPSIYLPQRLAGSPDAALMIRHRLLEALRVASLWRRDDSHATPVLPYARLAFTHTLNFLNKTDLEHTLGESAALGAAGVVLWGEVKFAKSEKQCILLRDYIHSVLGPYVQSLRSDTRRCSLQLCRGNGRCVGRRSSSGRSFSSVFGGRDGEMNVSAQRYTCQCYPGWTGLKCEESEKP from the exons ATGGCGCTGTCTCGCCTCCCTCTGCGgatctccgtcctcctcctcgtctcttcGCTGCCACACAGTGAGCCTGTTCTCCGGTCCGACGCCGGAcctcccgtcgccgccgccggccccctCCTGCAGGACCGGCCCTTCGTGGTGGTGTGGAACATGCCCACGGCTCGCTGCCAGGGGCGATACGGCGTCCGCCTGGACCTGGCTGACTTCGATATCgtggagaacagagagcagcGCTTCCTGGGACAG AAAGTGACCATCTTCTACCGCGACCGTCTGGGGATGTATCCGTACCTCTCCAGAGGGGGCCGGAAGGTGAACGGAGGCGTCCCCCAGCTGGGCGACCTGGACGCTCACCTGGCGCTCGCCGCCACGCAACTCTCCGCCTCGCTGAGGAGCGACTTCACCGGCATGGCCGTCATCGACTGGGAGGAGTGGAGGCCGCTCTGGGAGAGGAACTTCGGCTCCAAGATGAAGTACCGGCGGTTCTCTAAGCTGCTGGTGAGACGGACGAGGCCGGATCTGCCGGAGGAGGCCGTGGCAACGGTGGCGAGGAAACAGTTTGAGGAGAGCGCTCAAAGGTTCATGGAAGAAACGCTGCGGTCAGCCGTTGGAGATCGTCCAAAAGGACTTTGGGGGTTTTATGGTTTACCCAACTGCTTCAATATGCACAAGAGAAAGACAG ATAAGACCTACACGGGGCGTTGCCACAGGAGGACCAGGGAGCAGAATGACCGGCTGTCCAGGCTGTGGACTCAGTCCACCGCTCTCTACCCCAGCATCTACCTGCCACAGAGGCTGGCAGGCTCTCCGGACGCCGCTCTGATGATCAG GCACAGGCTGTTGGAGGCTTTGAGGGTGGCTTCGCTTTGGCGCCGTGACGACAGCCACGCCACACCTGTTCTCCCCTACGCCAGGCtggcattcacacacaccctcaactTTCTTAATAAG acagaTTTGGAGCACACACTCGGAGAGAGCGCAGCCCTGGGAGCAGCTGGAGTCGTCCTGTGGGGAGAAGTGAAATTTGCTAAATCCGAG AAACAATGCATTCTCCTCAGAGACTACATCCACAGCGTTCTGGGTCCCTACGTTCAGTCGCTGAGGTCTGACACTCgccgctgcagcctgcagctctgtcGGGGGAACGGACGCTGCGTCGGGAGACGATCGAGCTCGGGTCGAAGCTTCTCTTCAGTCTTTGGTGGCCGTGATGGTGAAATGAACGTCTCCGCTCAACGCTACACGTGTCAGTGCTACCCAGGCTGGACGGGGCTCAAGTGTGAGGAGAGCGAGAAGCCCTGA
- the LOC115407930 gene encoding zinc finger protein 182-like, with product MINKSIVVKYTGQSIHEKALISGAAPNLQFALCPAGVSVMLNDVCDPLARTLEKKQAALFISQCCWWLFGALWVRGCSSPAVTMSSVQAFRDFINERLKAAAGEIFAVFEQTVVQYEEEIDRHRRLLELCWKPQIKLHRTELPQHHDCTEEQLFHQETNDCREQEEPEPPLIQEQEQPGLLQFKEEPETPQNEQHEEFSPIQEGEQLILKFEGDAFIVPSTDKQSGLSEPEVVPDTEQFLSDDCESTTNAHLKKLCTFHGDSVENFPVAEQQAEDEKILCEETWSKTVCKKRDLCLNLGTVTDKKRLICELCGKSYSRQDFLTSHMRAHTGEKLYSCETCGKGFNKRNKFMSHKRTHTGEKPHTCESCGKSFSQKNNLSSHMRTHTGEKPFPCEICGKSFSRKSNLLVHVRRHTGEKRDSCKTREQFPACISVVDTHENSHR from the exons atgatcaataaatcaatagTTGTAAAATACACAGGACAATCCATTCATGAAAAGGCTCTTATTTCAGGTGCAGCTCCTAACCTGCAGTTCGCCCTGtgtccagcaggtgtcagtGTGATGCTGAATGACGTTTGTGATCCTCTTGCAAGAACACTAGAGAAGAAGCAGGCTGCATTGTTTATTAGTCAGTGTTGCTGGTGGCTGTTTGGGGCTCTGTGGGTTCGCGGCTGTTCATCTCCTGCTGTCACGATGAGTTCAGTTCAAGCTTTTAGGGATTTTATCAACGAGCgactgaaagctgctgctggagaaatattcgCCGTCTTTGAACAAACTGTCGTccagtacgaggaggagattgatcgCCACCGCAGACTGCTGGAACTCTGCTGGAAAcctcaaatcaagttacacagaacag agCTTCCACAGCACCATGACTGTacggaggagcagctctttcacCAGGAAACAAACgactgcagagagcaggaggaaccagaacctccactgATACAGGAACAAGAACAACCAGGACTTCTCCAgttcaaagaggaaccagaaacTCCACAGAATGAGCAGCACGAGGAATTCAGTCCCAtccaggagggagagcagcttaTTCTGAAGTTTGAAGGTGATGCCTTTATTGTACCTTCTACTGACAAACAAAGTGgcctgagtgaaccagaagtAGTTCCGGACactgagcagttcctctctGATGACTGTGAATCAACTACAAATGCACACCTGAAAAAACTCTGCACATTTCATGGTGACAGTGTGGAAAACTTTCCtgtggcagagcagcaggctgaagatGAGAAGATTCTCTGTGAGGAAACATGGAGTAAAACTGTCTGTAAAAAACGTGACTTATGTCTGAACTTAGGAACTGTCACTGATAAGAAGAGACTCATTTGTGAACTTTGTGGGAAAAGTTACAGCCGACAGGATTTTTTGACCAGTCACATGAGagctcacacaggtgagaagctgtattcttgtgaaacatgtgggaaaggtTTCAACAAACGGAATAAGTTTATGAgtcacaagagaactcacactggtgagaagccacataCTTGTGaatcatgtggaaaaagtttcagtcaaaagAATAATTTGTCcagccacatgagaactcacacaggtgagaagccatttcCTTGTGAAAtctgtggcaaaagtttcagtcgaaaGAGTAATTTGTTGGTCCATGTGAGACGCCACACAGGTGAAAAGCGTGATTCTTGTAAAACGCGGGAACAGTTTCCAGCATGCATATCAGTTGTTGAtacacatgagaactcacacaggtga
- the LOC115407893 gene encoding uncharacterized protein LOC115407893 isoform X1 → MTAVQALREFINERLTAAAGEIFTAFEQTIVRYEEEIARERTCLDNWNPQIKLDRTDSPRHDVHNQETTSSLEPEEHEPPHIKKEEEDHDEFHAHYNEPCMAESERNVPTSVQELKELSGGTSQPMTEVSATTGTPEDDNCLHKVACAVVNSLNSCEECSRRPFSSPQWLGFTCQLCSKSWHKSCFFKRTSSLDVKPDCDPPKSSDDCCSDEDCVPCTSWSSNGSRFEELWFTSSGVPASSDDPSSSNTDPSVLHCEARTADLVSSKRRKKKVSQPIDCMEEEEEEEEDTSLSGKFDFEEDLVSDVESSNDDPNTSNTQSPPTTAAMSEFNGTAKIAPAPNESSYAKNNYCYVCKTPQSKIARHLKKHEKEEPAIAEAFSLPKYSKERKKLLEKLRNKGNFEHNQEVLTNNDGLLKVKRRSKQAESSSNSKMYVHCVYCKGMFIRNSLWRHSRSCPAKRVSQSQATGKVTCLPLADIAQTTCTQAVIPGVWKLLKSLKEDEIASVVQNDFLLLQLSQSLFNKHGSDPTKSEYMRQRIREMGRLLLTLRKKSVFSFEEATKPKNFQKVIAAVKTVAGYDEKKKCYRTQSLALNLGYSLKKIGDILLCRAIAAEDEGMIKLAEQFTQLCTKEWARLVPNKALASLTKSKLDKPSTLPFTEDVQRLHQYLEKKSADAVKSLKENESPRTYAELARLTLAQMILINRHSPGQISKITLESFKKRKRTELREDVAASLSQFEQKLAKYSSRVEIMDKKGTKAAVLVNPEVLSAATLLVEKRDACDVRKDNPFLFGRPKCPSTSHYSGQDCIRKFAVECGSKNPEHLVCTQLHKHVATLCQILSLKDNELDQLANFLGHDIPIRRDFLRLPEATVEMARISKLLLAMENGSLAEFQGKSFDEIQVEDLLDPELDGGEQRGGNDRNDGGTDGDKSDRALGPRGKRKRMVSTQDETKGSKEKRKRIKSTQDEAKTSNVATTTLDTWETDIQIMDIWSLMEDQDLWTDP, encoded by the exons ATGACtgcagttcaggctttgagagagtttatcaacgAGCGACTGACTGCTGccgctggagaaatattcaccgcATTCGAACAAACTATCGTCCGATACGAGGAGGAGATTGCTCGTGAGCGCACATGTTTGGACAACTGGAATCCTCAAATCAAGTTGGACAGAACAG acagtccacGGCATGACGTTCATAACCAGGAGACGACGTCCAGTCTGGAGCCGGAGGAACACGAacctccacacattaaaaaagaggaggaggatcacGATGAG TTCCACGCACACTATAACGAACCGTGTATGGCAGAGTCTGAGAGAAACGTGCCCACCTCAGTACAAGAACTAAAG GAGCTCTCTGGAGGCACAAGTCAGCCCATGACTGAAGTCTCAGCAACTACGGGTACACCAGAAGATGACAAT TGCCTCCATAAAGTCGCCTGTGCAGTTGTCAACTCTTTGAACTCTTGTGAAGAGTGCAGCAGAAGACCCTTCTCCAGTCCACAGTGGCTTGGTTTCACATGTCAAT TGTGCTCAAAATCATGGCACAAATCCTGCTTTTTTAAGAGGACATCATCATTG GATGTGAAACCTGATTGTGACCCTCCAAAGAGTAGTGATGACTGCTGCTCAGATGAAGACTGTGTGCCCTGTACATCATGGAGTAGTAATGGATCCCGCTTTGAAGAACTCTGGTTCACCAGCTCTGGTGTTCCTGCGTCAAGTGATGATCCATCTTCCTCCAACACCGATCCAAGCGTACTGCATTGTGAGGCGAGAACAGCTGACTTGGTGTCTTCTAAGCGAAGGAAGAAGAAAGTATCACAACCCATCGActgcatggaggaggaggaggaggaggaggaggacacttcCCTATCTGGCAAATTTGACTTTGAAGAAGACCTTGTATCTGATGTTGAATCTTCTAATGATGACCCCAACACAAGCAATACCCAGAGTCCTCCAACAACTGCAGCAATGTCTGAGTTCAACGGAACAGCTAAGATTGCACCAGCCCCAAATGAGTCTTCTTACGCTAAGAATAATTACTGTTATGTTTGCAAGACGCCTCAGTCTAAAATCGCTCGTCACCTTAAAAAGCATGAGAAAGAAGAACCGGCTATTGCTGAAGCATTTTCGCTTCCAAAGTACtccaaagagagaaaaaagttgCTCGAGAAGTTGCGCAACAAAGGTAATTTTGAACATAATCAAGAAGTTCTCACAAATAATGATGGACTGCTGAAAGTAAAAAGAAGATCGAAACAAGCTGAAAGCTCTTCAAATAGCAAAATGTACGTACACTGTGTGTATTGCAAAGGCATGTTCATCCGTAATTCGCTCTGGCGCCACTCACGTAGTTGCCCCGCAAAGAGAGTCTCACAATCTCAAGCGACTGGTAAAGTCACATGTTTGCCTCTGGCTGATATTGCACAGACCACGTGCACCCAAGCAGTTATACCTGGAGTGTGGAAGCTTCTTAAAAGTCTAAAGGAAGATGAGATCGCATCTGTAGTTCAGAATGATTTCCTCTTATTGCAACTGAGTCAGTCTCTCTTTAACAAACATGGAAGTGATCCAACAAAATCTGAGTATATGAGACAGAGGATTCGGGAAATGGGCAGACTGCTGTTAACCTTGAGgaaaaaatcagttttcagcTTTGAAGAGGCTACAAAACCAAAGAATTTCCAAAAAGTCATTGCAGCTGTGAAAACAGTTGCTGGTTATgatgagaagaagaagtgcTATCGCACACAAAGTCTTGCTCTGAATTTGGGATACTCTCTTAAGAAAATTGGTGACATTCTTCTCTGTAGGGCCATTGCTGcagaggatgaagggatgataAAATTGGCTGAACAGTTCACACAGCTCTGCACAAAAGAATGGGCAAGACTTGTCCCCAACAAGGCTCTTGCTTCTTTGACCAAATCAAAGCTTGATAAACCATCGACCTTACCGTTCACAGAGGATGTTCAACGTTTGCACCAGTATCTGGAGAAGAAATCAGCTGACGCTGTAAAATCCCTGAAAGAGAACGAGTCTCCACGGACTTATGCAGAGCTCGCCAGGTTGACTCTTGCTCAAATGATTCTCATCAACAGACATTCCCCAGGACAGATCTCAAAAATAACGCTTgagtcttttaaaaaaagaaagcggACTGAGCTTCGTGAGGACGTAGCTGCTAGCCTCTCACAGTTTGAACAAAAGCTCGCCAAGTACTCCAGCAGGGTAGAAATCATGGACAAGAAAGGGACAAAGGCTGCTGTTTTAGTTAACCCTGAGGTCCTCAGTGCAGCAACACTTCTTGTAGAAAAAAGAGACGCATGTGATGTACGCAAGGACAATCCCTTCCTGTTTGGACGGCCAAAGTGTCCCTCCACTAGTCACTACAGTGGACAGGACTGCATCAGGAAGTTTGCAGTCGAGTGCGGTTCAAAGAATCCTGAACATCTCGTCTGTACACAGCTCCACAAGCATGTGGCAACATTGTGTCAAATCCTCAGCCTCAAGGACAATGAGCTGGACCAACTGGCCAACTTTTTGGGACACGATATTCCGATCCGCAGAGACTTTCTTCGACTGCCGGAGGCGACTGTAGAAATGGCAAGAATCTCAAAGCTTCTACTGGCAATGGAGAATGGCTCTCTCGCTGAATTCCAGGGAAAGTCTTTTGATGAGATTCAGGTTGAAG ATCTATTGGACCCAGAGCTGGACGGGGGTGAGCAACGTGGAGGTAACGACCGAAACGATGGCGGCACAGATGGCGATAAGTCAGATCGTGCTCTTGGACCAAGGG ggaaaagaaaaaggatggTATCGACTCAGGATGAGACCAAAGGTTCCAAAG aaaaaagaaaaaggattaAATCGACCCAGGATGAGGCCAAGACTTCCAACG TGGCTACCACGACATTAGACACATGGGAAACAGATATCCAGATAATGGACATCTGGTCATTGATGGAAGATCAAGATCTGTGGACGGACCCTTAG